A single region of the Eremothecium gossypii ATCC 10895 chromosome V, complete sequence genome encodes:
- a CDS encoding sugar porter family MFS transporter (Syntenic homolog of Saccharomyces cerevisiae YOL156W (HXT11)), with product MTLVDKLLLRNIEYKGTAYDYFPKVYNVYLVAVVACISGMMFGFDISSMSSMQDFEPYKDYFKHPNELTQGGITASMAAGSLLGSILSPGISDAFGRRVSLHMCSSLWIIGAVLQTAAQNQAMLFVGRIVAGLGVGFGSSVAPVYTAEVSPPKIRGAVGGLFQLSVTVGILVMFLIGYGSVSLNSVASFRVAWSMQLVPGVVLLLATFLLPESPRWLANHGRWDETTLVVEKVGRSVNVSDEELRIHINEIRERVALDEMARDFTYADLFRRKTQRKIFIGMAAQMWQQLCGMNVMMYYIVHVFKMAGFSGNQNLVSSIVQYVLNVGMTIPSLFLVDRAGRRPVLIIGGVLMFTWLYAVAGILATYSVPRPNGVEGNTTVRIEIPPERSSAAKAVIVCSYLFVCSFAPTWGIGIWVYCAEIFNNIERARGSALCTSVNWAFNFALAMFVPTAFKNITWRTYIIFGTFSVALTIHAFLSFPETKGKTLEEIDEMWDAHIPAWRTASYKPELAQMAAPKLSSGSISDATGGLHEKKAAAGSPGASAGSS from the coding sequence ATGACACTGGTGGACAAGCTTTTGCTCAGAAATATTGAATACAAGGGCACCGCGTACGACTACTTTCCCAAGGTCTACAATGTGTACCTGGTGGCGGTTGTTGCGTGCATCTCGGGGATGATGTTTGGCTTTGATATCTCGTCGATGTCTTCGATGCAGGACTTTGAGCCCTACAAGGACTACTTTAAACATCCAAACGAACTGACGCAGGGCGGTATCACGGCCTCGATGGCTGCTGGTTCCCTGTTAGGATCCATCCTTTCGCCCGGTATCTCGGACGCTTTTGGTCGTCGGGTGTCATTGCACATGTGTTCCAGTCTGTGGATTATTGGCGCGGTGCTGCAAACTGCAGCGCAGAACCAGGCGATGCTTTTTGTGGGGCGCATTGTTGCGGGGCTTGGTGTTGGCTTCGGGTCATCGGTCGCGCCAGTGTACACTGCTGAGGTGTCTCCGCCAAAGATCAGAGGTGCTGTGGGAGGTTTGTTCCAGCTGTCGGTCACGGTCGGGATCTTGGTCATGTTCCTGATCGGGTACGGATCTGTGTCGTTGAATTCGGTGGCGTCCTTCCGTGTGGCGTGGTCAATGCAACTCGTGCCAGGCGTGGTGTTGCTGTTGGCCACATTCCTGCTTCCTGAGTCACCTCGGTGGCTAGCTAACCATGGCCGGTGGGATGAGACCACTCTTGTTGTCGAGAAAGTCGGGCGCAGTGTCAATGTCAGCGATGAAGAGCTGCGCATACACATCAACGAGATCCGCGAGCGCGTGGCCCTGGATGAAATGGCCCGCGATTTCACTTACGCCGACCTGTTCCGCCGCAAGACACAACGCAAGATTTTCATTGGTATGGCTGCGCAGATGTGGCAGCAACTCTGTGGTATGAATGTGATGATGTACTATATTGTCCATGTGTTCAAAATGGCTGGATTCTCGGGCAATCAGAACCTGGTCTCTTCGATAGTGCAGTATGTGCTAAACGTGGGCATGACCATCCCCTCTCTATTTTTGGTTGATCGTGCAGGGCGCCGGCCTGTCTTGATCATCGGAGGTGTGTTGATGTTCACCTGGCTTTACGCTGTGGCCGGAATTCTTGCCACTTATTCTGTTCCTCGCCCTAATGGTGTGGAAGGCAACACCACTGTTCGGATTGAGATTCCGCCCGAGAGGAGCTCCGCGGCCAAAGCTGTCATTGTCTGTTCTTATCTGTTCGTGTGTTCCTTTGCTCCTACCTGGGGTATCGGTATCTGGGTGTACTGCGCAGAGATTTTCAATAACATTGAGCGTGCCCGCGGTTCGGCTCTGTGTACCTCTGTCAACTGGGCCTTCAACTTTGCCCTTGCCATGTTTGTGCCAACGGCGTTTAAGAATATCACTTGGAGGACATACATTATTTTTGGCACATTCTCTGTCGCGCTGACGATCCACGCATTCCTGTCGTTCCCTGAAACAAAGGGTAAGACTCTAGAGGAAATTGACGAAATGTGGGACGCCCATATTCCGGCCTGGCGCACCGCCAGTTACAAGCCCGAGCTTGCCCAAATGGCAGCGCCAAAACTTTCTTCAGGCAGCATTTCCGACGCCACAGGCGGGCTTCACGAGAAAAAGGCGGCTGCCGGCAGCCCTGGTGCCAGTGCTGGCTCTTCCTAG